From Shumkonia mesophila:
ATGCAGGCGCGCATCGCCGTCTATATGGAGCGCGGCCGCTTCACGCCGATCGGCGGGAGGCGTTCGCTGCAATGGGGCAAGCGCCTGCTGTTCATCGCCGACGCGCCGCTGGAGGGGCTGATTGCCGAAGGGCACATCGACCCGGGCTTGGCGCAACAGGTCGAGGGTCACGAGATTCACCTGCCATCGCTGAGGGACCGGTCCGAGGACATCGAGGAACTGCTCGACGGCGCCATCTTCCGCCTGACCGACGGCGAGCCGGCACAACGGCCCGTTCTGTCGCCCTCGGCCATGCGTCGGCTGCGGCGCCACGACTGGCCGGGCAACCTGCCCGAACTGCGGGCGTTCGCCGCCAAACTGGTGTCCCATCACGCCGGAGGACGGGTCGACGAGGAGGCTGTGCGGCGCCTGCTGTCCGGGGAGACCGAGCGGGGGCGCCGCGTTGCCTCCGAGCGCGACATCGTGCTTGACGCCCTGTGGCGCCACGGCTTCCATCGCGGCCGCACGGCCGCGTTTCTGGGGATCTCCCGGAAAACCCTCTACAACAAGATCCGGCGCTACCGCCTCACCGGGCAGCGCTGAGCGTCGCATGAGTCCTCGAGGATGCCATCGGCCCCGGCGTCGTGTGCCTGGGTTTGGGAAATTGCCATGCGGTCGGCGAACAGGACGACTGGGGTTTCGGGCGAGGCTCGCCGGCGGCCCTCCGTTACTTGGCCGCATAACGCGAGCAGGCCGTCGGGATCGAGCTTTTGGTCACGCCACAGGTCGAAGCTGGGAACGACGAACAGGCAGGCCGGGGCGAGGGCAAGCGCTACCGCGACATCGTCGATGTGGGCGATGGCGACGGAGACGGCGAAGCCGAGTCGGGCGAACTCCCCAAGCACCTTGATCTCGCGCGCCGGCCCGACATCGAGGTCGTTGAGGATCGTCCGGAAGGTGACGCCGTACTGGGTCACGCTGGGCAGGTTTGCGAGGTTCCGATAGCCCTTTTCCGCCAGCCGGTCGGCCAGCTGGTCGATGCGCAGGAACGGGTCGGCGGCGAGAATGCCGATCACCGGGCATTCGCCCGGTAGGCAATGGGGCATGCGTTCGACCGCCTGCAGAAGGTCGCCGTTATGGTCGCGGTTGGGCATCAGGCCGGATAGTTCGACGGACAGGCCGGGGGCGCGGCGAATGGCCGGCAGGACGACGTCACCGCTGCGGTACGGGCCCGGCGTGAACTGTCCGACCCCAACCTCGATCCGATTCCAGACAGCAGGAATCTGCAAATTTCCCATGCCAATTACCCAATTTTACCCAATTTCGACTTTTCTTGATCTTGGCGGGGCTGTCAAGCGGTCCTACAGTATTCCGAGAAACTAGACACAGGGAATGCGAGAACCGGAACCTCAAAAAAAAGAATTTTCCGGGACTCAGACTCACTACAGATCGCGTCGCTGAAACGTAAGTGC
This genomic window contains:
- a CDS encoding phosphoenolpyruvate hydrolase family protein produces the protein MGNLQIPAVWNRIEVGVGQFTPGPYRSGDVVLPAIRRAPGLSVELSGLMPNRDHNGDLLQAVERMPHCLPGECPVIGILAADPFLRIDQLADRLAEKGYRNLANLPSVTQYGVTFRTILNDLDVGPAREIKVLGEFARLGFAVSVAIAHIDDVAVALALAPACLFVVPSFDLWRDQKLDPDGLLALCGQVTEGRRRASPETPVVLFADRMAISQTQAHDAGADGILEDSCDAQRCPVRR